Proteins from a single region of Candidatus Delongbacteria bacterium:
- a CDS encoding proline dehydrogenase family protein, whose amino-acid sequence MSAFNNLVANTLPYFPKKLVGHLSRHYISGEQLDDAVRVGRELMAEGCCLTLDVLGEHVQRPEETHAYAKLYLQVVERIARDGLDANVSVKPTQMGLALDPALCRANYRAILEQVDRQGSFLRIDMEDTPFTDATLDLHDELRAQFPGRVGVVIQAYLRRTLPDIEQRLIPAGTHLRLCKGIYKEPVELAYHGYQEIRDNYLRCLEALLEAGNYVGIATHDRFLVEGALKIIKRLKLTPDRYEFQMLLGVLPGLRREIVGQGHKLRVYVPFGEAWFAYSTRRLKENPDLVMHFVKDFFRKH is encoded by the coding sequence ATGTCCGCTTTCAACAATCTGGTTGCCAATACACTGCCCTACTTCCCCAAGAAACTGGTGGGGCACCTTTCCCGGCACTACATCAGCGGCGAGCAGCTGGACGACGCGGTGCGCGTCGGCCGGGAGCTCATGGCCGAGGGCTGCTGCCTGACCCTGGACGTGCTGGGCGAGCATGTCCAGCGCCCCGAGGAGACCCACGCCTACGCCAAGCTCTACCTGCAGGTGGTGGAGCGCATCGCCCGGGACGGCCTGGACGCCAACGTCAGCGTGAAACCCACGCAGATGGGGCTGGCCCTCGACCCGGCCCTCTGCCGCGCGAACTACCGCGCCATCCTGGAGCAGGTCGACCGCCAGGGCAGCTTCCTGCGCATCGACATGGAGGACACGCCCTTCACCGACGCCACGCTGGACCTGCACGACGAGCTGCGGGCCCAGTTCCCGGGCCGGGTGGGCGTGGTGATCCAGGCCTACCTGCGGCGCACGTTGCCGGACATCGAGCAGCGGCTGATTCCCGCCGGAACCCACCTGCGGCTCTGCAAGGGCATCTACAAGGAGCCGGTGGAACTGGCCTACCACGGCTACCAGGAGATCCGCGACAACTACCTGCGCTGCCTGGAGGCCCTGCTGGAAGCCGGCAATTACGTGGGCATCGCCACCCACGACCGCTTCCTCGTGGAGGGGGCGCTGAAAATCATCAAGCGGCTCAAGCTCACGCCCGACCGCTACGAGTTCCAGATGCTGCTGGGCGTGCTGCCCGGGCTGCGGCGCGAGATCGTGGGCCAGGGCCACAAGCTGCGCGTCTACGTGCCCTTCGGCGAAGCCTGGTTCGCCTACAGCACCCGGCGCCTCAAGGAGAATCCGGACCTGGTCATGCACTTCGTCAAGGATTTCTTCCGCAAGCACTGA
- a CDS encoding cyanophycin synthetase encodes MEEQADTPLPADFDPAYLSTVDELYHDEWALHKLLRIRWLVDSIQSFWPQGHPARLIHVAGTNGKGSTCRLLEAGLALVGPAGAMTNPHLFDFAERCSLNGVPLPHSTWSRLWRERIRPHSLDRAERGLERGLSFAEAGILLSLQAFAEAGARWGILETGVGGRYAPSMALTPALCVLTNVGNDHPRTLGHAVWQRALEKAGIARPGVPLLTGARGQALEVIRRVAEQEGAPLHVVDEAAVTGLRLRAATLCDTTGLPEHAWRNLALALATLERAEPGLEPNELLRTLLAVPPLPGRFWQPRPHLVADVAHNPDKLAALAAQLAEVFPGRPLVLVFGVSRERALAPMLAPLADRTAHVVLTGASYAGRAPGALADECRAAFPNLPLQVEPDPVRALALAEAGRRDDELVVLTGSAYSIDQALNPDPCLRRLNAEYGRRGRAGGPANH; translated from the coding sequence ATGGAAGAGCAAGCCGACACCCCGCTGCCCGCGGACTTCGATCCCGCCTACCTGTCCACCGTGGATGAATTGTATCACGACGAGTGGGCGCTGCACAAGTTGCTGCGCATCCGCTGGCTGGTGGACTCCATCCAGTCCTTCTGGCCGCAGGGCCATCCCGCCCGGTTGATCCACGTGGCGGGCACCAACGGCAAGGGCAGCACCTGCCGCCTGCTGGAGGCCGGGCTGGCCCTGGTGGGTCCGGCGGGCGCCATGACCAATCCGCACCTCTTCGACTTCGCCGAGCGTTGCAGTCTGAACGGCGTGCCGCTGCCCCACTCGACCTGGAGCCGGCTGTGGCGCGAACGGATCCGCCCGCACTCCTTGGATCGCGCCGAACGGGGACTCGAACGCGGCCTCAGTTTCGCCGAGGCGGGCATCCTGCTCAGCCTGCAGGCCTTCGCCGAGGCCGGCGCGCGCTGGGGCATCCTGGAGACGGGGGTGGGCGGACGCTACGCGCCCAGCATGGCCCTGACGCCGGCCCTCTGCGTTCTGACCAACGTGGGCAACGACCACCCGCGCACCCTGGGGCATGCCGTCTGGCAGCGTGCGCTGGAGAAGGCCGGCATCGCCCGGCCCGGCGTGCCGTTGCTCACCGGGGCCCGCGGCCAGGCCCTGGAGGTGATCCGCCGGGTGGCGGAGCAGGAGGGCGCGCCCCTGCACGTGGTGGACGAGGCGGCGGTCACCGGGCTGCGCCTGCGGGCGGCGACGCTGTGTGACACAACCGGTCTGCCCGAGCACGCCTGGCGCAACCTGGCCCTGGCGCTGGCCACCCTGGAACGGGCGGAACCCGGGCTGGAGCCCAATGAGCTGCTGCGCACCCTGCTGGCGGTGCCGCCCCTGCCCGGGCGCTTCTGGCAGCCCCGGCCCCACCTGGTGGCCGACGTGGCCCACAACCCGGACAAGCTGGCGGCCCTGGCCGCCCAACTGGCCGAAGTCTTTCCCGGCCGGCCGCTGGTGCTGGTCTTCGGCGTGAGCCGGGAGCGCGCGCTGGCTCCCATGCTGGCGCCGCTGGCGGATCGGACGGCGCACGTGGTGCTCACCGGCGCCTCCTATGCCGGGCGCGCTCCCGGCGCGCTGGCCGACGAGTGCCGCGCGGCCTTTCCCAATCTGCCTTTGCAGGTGGAGCCCGATCCCGTCCGCGCGCTGGCCCTGGCGGAGGCCGGCCGGCGGGACGACGAGCTGGTGGTACTGACCGGCAGCGCCTACAGCATCGACCAGGCCCTCAACCCCGACCCCTGCCTGCGCCGGCTCAACGCGGAGTACGGGCGCCGGGGCCGCGCCGGTGGCCCGGCGAATCATTAA